One Cryptosporangium phraense genomic window carries:
- a CDS encoding FUSC family protein: MREWLVRYWNNGAVRRAARAAVVMPTMFAFAGHVLDNPTAALFASFGSFAQVLFVEFTGPMHARLQGQLLLIVTGAVIICVATPAGGTLWLGAIVMAVVAFAVLFSGVVSSVLASAATPLVLAAILSISVPGPVSSIPDRLLGWGLASVASLLAITLLWPTRSDDKLRAAMTRAARAVAEHLRSGADAGDAIAALHRTFLSSPNRPTGLTTAARTLVRLVDEFALLGVILTDDPLPARADHSDAVDAVRRAAADVLDRSADLLESPSSDRSLQAATDALHTALEELESRAGDSLPATPDTLLTALEPSFRAEELTFVISLIAGNVATAAAAERRGWWERLLGLQPGSVTGAWRSAVERASAHIEWHSVWLHNSVRGAAGLALAVVVADLSGVSHGFWVVLGTLSVLRSNALATGQTIARGVLGTTIGFAIGSAVLALVGSDTTLLWVLLPIAVLIAGIAPALIGFATGQAAFTVTLLILFNLTAPAGWELGLVRLEDVGLGCAVSLIVGLLFWPRGAAATLRIALSEAYLDSARYVDASVTYAAARCERATTPPPDAARLAAAASSRRLDDTLRTYVADRGPKPTPLAEMATLVTGVATLRLAADGMLALWEDSPAGPGDRAAARKELRRRSAEVTGWYEEFAAQLAADRPAPPPLPADADADLVLIDAVRRDLAGSEADTAVRVIWTADHLDATRRIQERLVEPAGAAEHAQGLFARLG, encoded by the coding sequence ATGCGCGAGTGGCTGGTGCGGTACTGGAACAACGGAGCAGTGCGCCGGGCGGCCCGGGCAGCCGTCGTGATGCCGACGATGTTCGCCTTTGCCGGACACGTCCTCGACAACCCGACCGCCGCGTTGTTCGCTAGCTTCGGGTCGTTCGCGCAGGTGCTGTTCGTCGAGTTCACCGGGCCGATGCACGCCCGCTTGCAGGGCCAACTGCTGCTGATCGTGACCGGCGCGGTCATCATCTGCGTGGCCACGCCGGCCGGCGGCACACTCTGGCTGGGCGCGATCGTGATGGCGGTCGTCGCGTTCGCGGTGCTGTTCTCCGGAGTGGTCAGCTCGGTGCTGGCCAGCGCGGCGACGCCGCTGGTGCTGGCGGCGATCCTGTCGATCTCGGTGCCGGGGCCGGTCTCCTCGATCCCCGACCGGCTGCTCGGGTGGGGCCTCGCGTCGGTGGCCTCGCTGCTCGCGATCACGCTGCTCTGGCCGACCCGTTCGGACGACAAACTGCGCGCGGCGATGACGCGGGCCGCCCGGGCGGTCGCCGAACACCTGCGGTCGGGCGCGGACGCCGGCGACGCGATCGCGGCCCTGCACCGGACGTTCCTGAGCTCGCCCAACCGCCCGACCGGCCTCACCACCGCGGCCCGGACGCTGGTCCGTCTGGTCGACGAGTTCGCGCTGCTCGGCGTCATTCTCACCGACGATCCGCTGCCCGCTCGGGCCGATCACTCCGACGCGGTCGACGCCGTCCGCCGGGCCGCCGCCGACGTGCTCGACCGCAGCGCCGACCTGCTGGAGAGCCCATCGTCCGACCGGTCACTGCAGGCCGCCACGGACGCCCTGCACACCGCGCTCGAGGAACTCGAGAGCCGCGCCGGCGACAGCCTGCCCGCCACCCCCGACACCCTGCTGACCGCGCTCGAACCGAGCTTCCGGGCCGAGGAGCTCACGTTCGTCATCTCGCTGATCGCCGGCAACGTCGCCACCGCGGCCGCGGCCGAGCGTCGGGGCTGGTGGGAACGCCTCCTCGGACTTCAGCCGGGCAGCGTCACCGGCGCCTGGCGCTCGGCCGTCGAGCGCGCCTCCGCGCACATCGAATGGCACTCGGTCTGGCTGCACAACAGCGTCCGGGGTGCGGCCGGGCTCGCGCTGGCGGTCGTCGTCGCCGACCTCAGCGGCGTCTCGCACGGGTTCTGGGTGGTGCTCGGCACGCTCTCCGTGCTGCGCTCGAACGCGCTGGCCACCGGCCAGACGATCGCCCGGGGCGTCCTCGGCACCACGATCGGGTTCGCGATCGGCTCGGCCGTGCTCGCACTGGTTGGCAGCGACACGACGCTGCTCTGGGTGCTGCTGCCGATCGCGGTGCTGATCGCCGGGATCGCCCCCGCGCTGATCGGCTTCGCCACCGGTCAGGCCGCGTTCACCGTGACGCTGCTGATCCTGTTCAACCTGACCGCGCCGGCCGGGTGGGAGCTGGGCCTCGTCCGCCTGGAGGACGTCGGCCTGGGCTGTGCGGTCAGCCTGATCGTCGGTCTGTTGTTCTGGCCTCGCGGCGCCGCCGCGACCCTCCGGATCGCACTCTCCGAGGCGTATCTCGACAGCGCCCGGTACGTGGACGCCTCCGTCACCTACGCGGCCGCCCGCTGCGAACGGGCCACCACTCCCCCTCCGGACGCTGCGCGGCTGGCCGCCGCCGCGTCCAGCCGCCGTCTCGACGACACCCTGCGGACGTACGTGGCCGACCGCGGTCCCAAGCCGACGCCGCTGGCCGAGATGGCGACGCTGGTGACGGGCGTGGCGACGCTCCGGCTGGCGGCCGACGGGATGCTCGCGCTGTGGGAGGACTCGCCGGCCGGGCCGGGTGACCGGGCCGCCGCCCGGAAGGAGCTGCGCCGCCGCAGCGCGGAGGTCACCGGCTGGTACGAGGAGTTCGCGGCCCAGCTCGCGGCCGACCGTCCGGCCCCGCCGCCGCTGCCCGCCGACGCGGACGCCGACCTGGTGCTGATCGACGCGGTCCGTCGCGATCTGGCCGGTTCGGAGGCCGACACGGCCGTGCGGGTGATCTGGACCGCCGATCACCTCGACGCCACCCGCCGGATCCAGGAGCGGCTGGTCGAACCGGCCGGGGCGGCCGAGCACGCCCAGGGCCTGTTCGCCCGTTTGGGATAG
- a CDS encoding LLM class flavin-dependent oxidoreductase yields MTSLGVVFRPQVPPERLIAAARAADEAGLDELWLWEDCFWESGIAPAAAALASTTRIKVGIGLLPVPFRNAVITAMEFATLERMFPGRFLPGVGHGVQEWMEQVGARASSPLTLLREHLDAMRALLRGEEVSTDGRYVKLDRVKLDWPPANVPKILAGAVGPKTLKLAGESADGTILDGQNSPDRVRWAKTQIDEGRAAAGRTDPHHVVVFTHAATGPGGAERVRREQVAFGNDPDLGVSGGPDDFAALAAQYIDAGADSLVFTPTADEPEVESFIRFVAGEVKPLISRTSVR; encoded by the coding sequence ATGACCTCACTCGGCGTCGTATTCCGTCCGCAAGTTCCTCCGGAGCGTCTGATCGCGGCCGCGCGCGCGGCCGACGAGGCCGGGCTCGACGAGCTCTGGCTGTGGGAGGACTGCTTCTGGGAGAGCGGCATCGCGCCGGCCGCGGCCGCGCTGGCCAGCACGACCCGGATCAAGGTCGGGATCGGCCTGCTGCCGGTCCCGTTCCGGAACGCGGTGATCACCGCGATGGAGTTCGCGACCCTCGAGCGGATGTTCCCCGGCCGTTTCCTGCCGGGCGTCGGCCACGGCGTCCAGGAATGGATGGAGCAGGTCGGAGCCCGGGCGTCCTCGCCGTTGACCCTCCTCCGTGAACATCTGGACGCGATGCGAGCCCTGTTGCGGGGCGAAGAGGTGAGCACCGACGGCCGGTACGTGAAGCTGGACAGGGTCAAGCTCGACTGGCCGCCCGCGAACGTGCCGAAGATCCTGGCCGGCGCGGTCGGGCCGAAGACGCTGAAGCTGGCCGGCGAGTCCGCCGACGGCACGATCCTCGACGGCCAGAACTCGCCCGACCGGGTGCGCTGGGCCAAGACCCAGATCGACGAGGGCCGGGCGGCGGCCGGTCGCACCGACCCGCACCACGTCGTCGTGTTCACGCACGCGGCGACCGGGCCGGGCGGGGCCGAGCGGGTCCGGCGCGAGCAGGTGGCGTTCGGCAACGACCCCGACCTCGGCGTCTCCGGCGGGCCGGACGACTTCGCCGCGCTCGCCGCCCAGTACATCGACGCCGGTGCCGACAGCCTGGTCTTCACGCCCACCGCGGACGAGCCCGAGGTCGAGAGCTTCATCCGGTTCGTCGCCGGGGAGGTCAAGCCGCTGATTTCTCGAACATCTGTGCGATAG
- the dinB gene encoding DNA polymerase IV encodes MAEQASILHADLDAFYASVEQRDDPRLRGRPVIVGGGVVLAASYEAKACGVKTAMGGRLAKALCPQAIVVPPRMSAYSAASKAVFEVFRDTTPLVEGISIDEAFLDVGGLRKVSGEPADIAVRLRAAVKDRVGLAITVGVARTKFLAKVASGVAKPDGLLVVPPETELEFLHQLPVERLWGVGTVTSAKLHERRIRTVGQVARLGEAYLVSILGQGAGRHLHALAHNRDPRPVVVGRRRRSMGAQRAIGRGPHALPDLEATLAGLVDRVSRRMRAADRVGRTITLRLRFDDYSRATRSRTLRQPSSHTTVLLDAAQGLLAASLPLIVERGVTLIGVAVGNLDGQGEQLMLPLERPDDGGLDSALDAVRERFGSSAVTRATLLHRGEGFTVPLLPDD; translated from the coding sequence GTGGCCGAGCAGGCATCGATCCTGCACGCTGACCTCGACGCGTTCTACGCCTCGGTGGAGCAGCGTGACGATCCACGCCTGCGCGGCCGCCCGGTCATCGTCGGCGGTGGGGTCGTGCTCGCAGCCAGCTACGAGGCCAAGGCGTGCGGGGTCAAGACCGCGATGGGCGGGCGCCTGGCCAAGGCGCTGTGCCCGCAGGCGATCGTCGTCCCGCCCCGGATGAGCGCGTACAGCGCGGCCAGCAAGGCCGTGTTCGAGGTGTTCCGCGACACGACGCCGCTGGTCGAGGGCATCTCGATCGACGAAGCGTTCCTCGACGTCGGCGGGCTGCGCAAGGTCAGCGGCGAACCCGCCGACATCGCGGTGCGGCTGCGGGCCGCCGTGAAAGACCGGGTCGGGCTGGCCATCACGGTCGGCGTCGCCCGCACGAAGTTCCTGGCCAAGGTGGCCAGCGGCGTCGCCAAGCCCGATGGGCTGCTCGTCGTCCCGCCGGAGACCGAGCTGGAGTTCCTGCACCAGTTGCCGGTCGAGCGGCTCTGGGGCGTCGGCACGGTGACGTCGGCCAAGCTGCACGAGCGCCGGATCCGCACGGTCGGCCAGGTGGCGCGGCTGGGCGAGGCGTACCTGGTGTCGATCCTCGGGCAGGGCGCGGGCCGTCACCTGCACGCGCTGGCCCACAACCGCGACCCGCGGCCGGTCGTCGTCGGGCGCCGCCGCCGGTCGATGGGCGCCCAGCGGGCGATCGGACGCGGCCCGCACGCGCTGCCCGACCTGGAGGCGACGCTCGCCGGGCTGGTCGACCGCGTGAGCCGCCGGATGCGGGCCGCCGACCGCGTCGGACGCACGATCACGCTGCGCCTGCGCTTCGACGACTACTCGCGGGCCACCCGGTCGCGGACGCTGCGCCAGCCGAGCTCGCACACGACGGTCCTGCTCGACGCCGCCCAAGGCCTGCTGGCCGCGTCCCTGCCGCTGATCGTCGAGCGGGGCGTCACGCTGATCGGCGTCGCGGTGGGAAACCTCGACGGGCAGGGCGAGCAGCTGATGCTGCCGCTGGAGCGCCCCGACGACGGCGGCCTCGACTCGGCGCTGGACGCGGTGCGCGAGCGGTTCGGCTCGTCCGCCGTCACCCGGGCCACCCTCCTCCACCGCGGCGAGGGCTTCACGGTTCCGCTGCTGCCGGACGACTGA
- a CDS encoding DUF1707 SHOCT-like domain-containing protein, protein MSQLSEPTPPVPAATGELRASNADRERVANALHEAAAEGRIDLNELDVRLNQVYGAKTYAELQPLTQDLPALGTAHQWAPAQPQAPVLPPSRQGVAIMSSFKRAGNWTVPDKFECFAFWGGGVIDLREAIFTSQTVTIRAVAIMGGIDVIAPEFATVHVSGVGVMGGFNDAATYQGAPGAPIIIVTGFAFWGGVSVKRRATRAEIERRRLERKRLKAERKAQDD, encoded by the coding sequence GTGAGCCAGCTCTCCGAACCGACGCCACCGGTTCCCGCGGCGACCGGTGAACTGCGTGCGTCCAATGCCGACCGCGAGCGAGTGGCCAACGCGTTACACGAGGCCGCTGCTGAAGGGCGCATCGACCTGAACGAGCTCGACGTCCGGCTCAACCAGGTCTACGGCGCCAAGACCTACGCTGAGCTGCAGCCGCTCACCCAGGACCTGCCCGCGCTCGGCACCGCCCACCAGTGGGCGCCCGCGCAGCCCCAGGCCCCCGTGCTGCCGCCGTCCCGCCAGGGCGTCGCGATCATGAGCAGCTTCAAGCGGGCCGGGAACTGGACGGTCCCCGACAAGTTCGAGTGCTTTGCGTTCTGGGGTGGCGGGGTCATCGACCTGCGCGAAGCGATCTTCACCAGCCAGACCGTGACGATCCGCGCGGTCGCGATCATGGGCGGCATCGACGTCATCGCGCCCGAGTTCGCCACCGTGCACGTCAGCGGCGTCGGCGTCATGGGTGGCTTCAACGACGCCGCCACGTACCAGGGGGCTCCCGGGGCGCCGATCATCATCGTCACCGGGTTCGCGTTCTGGGGTGGCGTCAGCGTGAAACGGCGGGCGACCCGGGCCGAGATCGAGCGTCGCCGCCTGGAGCGGAAGCGGCTGAAGGCCGAACGCAAGGCTCAGGACGACTGA
- a CDS encoding maleylpyruvate isomerase family mycothiol-dependent enzyme: MDTLPPIIAAQRARLADTLAALPESRWNEPTLCAGWRVREVIAHVTMPFRYSTRQFLWHFALAGGNFTRLSNRRATADAATLSATQLTAAVRDNANHPWKPPGGGLPGALTHDTVHALDVTIALGLDWTVPAETLRPVLDGWSVERGQKIFGVDLTGVRLVADDLDWSAGDGEPLTGSGSALLMVLAGRRLPAGHLHGAPAGAFQSS, encoded by the coding sequence ATGGACACCCTCCCCCCGATCATCGCGGCCCAGCGCGCCCGGCTCGCCGACACGCTCGCCGCCCTGCCCGAATCCCGCTGGAACGAGCCCACGCTGTGCGCGGGCTGGCGGGTCCGCGAGGTGATCGCCCACGTGACGATGCCGTTCCGCTACTCGACCCGTCAGTTCCTGTGGCACTTCGCGCTGGCCGGCGGTAACTTCACCCGGCTCTCGAACCGCCGCGCGACGGCCGACGCCGCCACGCTGAGCGCGACCCAGCTCACCGCCGCGGTGCGGGACAATGCGAACCACCCGTGGAAGCCGCCGGGCGGCGGCCTGCCGGGCGCACTCACGCACGACACGGTTCACGCGCTCGACGTCACGATCGCGCTCGGTCTGGACTGGACGGTACCGGCCGAGACGCTCCGGCCGGTGCTCGACGGCTGGTCGGTCGAGCGCGGACAGAAGATCTTCGGCGTCGACCTGACCGGCGTCCGGCTGGTCGCCGACGACCTGGACTGGTCGGCCGGCGACGGCGAACCGCTCACCGGTTCCGGCTCCGCGCTGCTGATGGTGCTGGCCGGCCGCCGCCTCCCGGCCGGCCACCTGCACGGCGCGCCGGCCGGCGCGTTTCAGTCGTCCTGA
- a CDS encoding RNA polymerase sigma factor, with translation MTRPDASGPARDGSARAAVDAAFRSDWGQIVATLIRVTGDWDLAEEATQDAFAQAIARWPVDGVPRKPGAWLTATARNRAIDRLRRDKVGAAKLQELAREPHQEESAEPPDLLRLMFTCCHPALALDAQVALTLRTLAGLSVPEIARAFLVSEAALAKRLVRAKSKIQHAGIPYRVPPAHLLPERTPAVLAVLYLLFSEGYAATAGDELVRRPLLAEAIRLARLLCALMPDEPEASGLLALMLLTDSRSSARIADGVVVPLEEQDRSRWDAVAIAEGVGILDAALRRGRPGPYQVQAAIAACHATAATAADTDWRQIATLYGTLRELNPSAVVALNQAVAVGMAYGPAAGLALVDRISGLTGYPLLSATRADLLRRLGRRSEAADAYREAISRATTEPERRYLAGRLAEVS, from the coding sequence GTGACCCGTCCCGACGCGTCCGGCCCCGCCCGCGACGGTTCCGCGCGCGCCGCCGTCGACGCGGCCTTCCGCTCCGACTGGGGGCAGATCGTTGCGACGCTGATCCGCGTGACCGGCGACTGGGACCTCGCCGAAGAAGCCACCCAGGACGCGTTCGCCCAGGCCATCGCGCGCTGGCCGGTAGACGGTGTTCCGCGGAAGCCAGGAGCCTGGCTGACCGCGACCGCCCGCAACCGGGCGATCGACCGTCTCCGCCGGGACAAGGTCGGCGCGGCCAAGCTCCAGGAACTCGCCCGGGAGCCCCACCAGGAAGAAAGCGCCGAGCCCCCCGACCTCCTCCGGCTCATGTTCACCTGCTGCCACCCGGCGCTGGCCCTCGACGCCCAGGTCGCGCTCACCCTCCGCACGCTCGCCGGCCTGAGCGTGCCGGAGATCGCCCGCGCGTTCCTCGTCTCGGAGGCCGCGCTGGCGAAGCGGCTGGTCCGGGCCAAGTCGAAGATCCAGCACGCCGGAATCCCGTACCGGGTGCCGCCCGCGCACCTGCTCCCGGAACGCACGCCGGCCGTCCTCGCCGTGCTCTACCTGCTGTTCAGCGAGGGCTACGCGGCGACCGCCGGTGACGAGCTCGTCCGGCGTCCGCTGCTGGCCGAAGCGATCCGGCTGGCCCGGCTGCTCTGCGCGCTGATGCCTGACGAACCCGAGGCCTCCGGCCTGCTCGCGCTGATGCTCCTGACCGATTCCCGCTCGTCGGCCCGGATCGCCGACGGCGTCGTCGTCCCGCTGGAAGAACAGGACCGTAGCCGGTGGGACGCCGTCGCGATCGCCGAAGGCGTCGGCATTCTGGACGCCGCGCTGCGGCGCGGCCGCCCGGGGCCGTACCAGGTGCAGGCCGCGATCGCGGCCTGTCACGCGACCGCGGCGACTGCGGCGGACACCGACTGGCGACAGATCGCGACGCTCTACGGAACGCTCCGGGAGCTGAACCCGTCCGCGGTGGTCGCGCTCAACCAGGCGGTCGCGGTCGGGATGGCCTACGGCCCCGCGGCCGGCCTCGCGCTGGTCGACCGGATCAGCGGGCTGACCGGCTATCCGCTGCTGTCCGCGACCCGCGCGGACCTGCTGCGCCGTCTGGGTCGCCGGTCCGAGGCGGCGGACGCCTACCGCGAGGCGATCAGCCGGGCGACGACCGAACCCGAACGCCGATATCTGGCCGGGCGCCTCGCCGAGGTGTCCTGA
- a CDS encoding YciI family protein, translating to MKYVLLICADEAVGAEHAQDGCGGWDTEMAARGVLYGGAGLRPPADATTIRVRDGETLLTDGPFAETREQMGGFCLIDCADLDEAIEIASKHPAATYGSIEVRPLIP from the coding sequence ATGAAGTACGTACTGCTGATCTGCGCCGACGAGGCCGTCGGAGCCGAACACGCCCAGGACGGCTGCGGCGGCTGGGACACCGAGATGGCCGCGCGGGGCGTCCTCTACGGCGGCGCCGGGCTCCGTCCGCCGGCCGACGCGACGACGATCCGCGTCCGCGACGGCGAGACGCTGCTGACCGACGGTCCGTTCGCCGAGACCCGCGAGCAGATGGGCGGCTTCTGCCTGATCGACTGCGCCGACCTCGACGAGGCGATCGAGATCGCCTCCAAGCACCCGGCCGCGACCTACGGCTCGATCGAGGTCCGCCCCCTGATCCCGTGA
- a CDS encoding NUDIX hydrolase, protein MELDALRANVRAFHPTTLPTTGKRHAAVALVVADQAILLTRRTTRLRAHPGQWALPGGRLDPGEDAVDAALRELSEELGVDAPRGSFVGTLDDYPTRSGYVITPVVLVLDDTPAITPNPDEVAEVHVIPFADVDVEPRYLRIPESDQPVVQLPLVGTLVHAPTAAVIYQFREVALHGRPTPVAHLEQPVFAWR, encoded by the coding sequence GTGGAACTCGATGCGCTACGGGCCAACGTCCGCGCGTTCCACCCCACCACCCTCCCCACCACCGGCAAACGGCACGCCGCGGTCGCGCTCGTCGTCGCCGACCAGGCGATCCTGCTCACCCGCCGGACCACCCGGTTACGGGCCCACCCCGGGCAGTGGGCGCTGCCCGGCGGTCGCCTCGACCCGGGCGAGGACGCGGTCGACGCGGCCCTCCGGGAGCTCTCCGAGGAACTCGGCGTCGACGCGCCCCGGGGCTCGTTCGTCGGCACGCTCGACGACTACCCGACCCGGTCCGGCTACGTGATCACCCCGGTCGTCCTCGTGCTCGACGACACCCCGGCGATCACTCCGAACCCGGACGAGGTCGCCGAGGTGCACGTGATCCCGTTCGCCGACGTCGACGTCGAGCCGCGCTACCTGCGGATCCCCGAGTCCGACCAGCCGGTCGTCCAGTTGCCGCTGGTCGGGACGCTCGTGCACGCGCCGACCGCCGCCGTGATCTATCAGTTCCGCGAGGTGGCGCTGCACGGCCGCCCCACTCCGGTCGCTCATCTCGAACAACCGGTCTTCGCCTGGCGTTGA
- a CDS encoding VOC family protein → MIAIHLVVTDADSAARWYSDALGAVETSRLTLPDGTLLTVELRLADTVLAVAGEMPGRSMRAPVSLDATSAAFHLDVPDADASFQRAVDAGATVYEPLWDAFWGDRTGQILDPFGHRWAFDQHVRDVPTDEIASAAAALFT, encoded by the coding sequence ATGATCGCTATCCACCTCGTCGTCACCGACGCCGATTCAGCGGCCCGCTGGTACTCCGACGCGTTGGGCGCAGTCGAGACCAGCCGGCTGACGTTGCCCGACGGGACGCTGCTCACCGTCGAACTCCGGCTCGCCGACACCGTGCTCGCGGTCGCCGGCGAGATGCCCGGACGCTCGATGCGCGCGCCGGTCAGCCTCGACGCGACCTCCGCCGCGTTCCACCTCGACGTACCGGACGCCGACGCGTCCTTCCAGCGCGCGGTCGACGCCGGCGCCACGGTCTACGAGCCGCTGTGGGACGCGTTCTGGGGCGACCGCACCGGCCAGATCCTCGATCCGTTCGGCCACCGCTGGGCGTTCGACCAGCACGTCCGGGACGTCCCGACCGACGAGATCGCGAGCGCCGCCGCTGCCCTGTTCACCTGA